The following proteins are encoded in a genomic region of Montipora foliosa isolate CH-2021 chromosome 10, ASM3666993v2, whole genome shotgun sequence:
- the LOC137972777 gene encoding E3 ubiquitin-protein ligase TRIM71-like → MCSQQYHEDQPLEFYCEDCKVLICHKCTVVSHNRHTTTDTQKAAQEQKMQIADAVAKGKAEIIRYENEIKKQTELKNKNKIEIMNEEKKMTDTVENLILDLREHEKKMKDKFREIYEAQQKHHATRLENFELVRTQLKSCLERGKSIVERNFSAEILQANHAILGRCNELLNAKKPDLYKSPHSYYLVEKKLDILDRVFVTKTDTSKCFAEHQDSEEIEERKETYFVIVTKDSEGLQCYQQDDKIDVDILTSEGDQLRTDIEDTKDGKYIVTYTPQCAGQHRVEILVNGQPLTGSPWIVQVHHHHQYQFAFQFGSFGEGPGEFDGIYDIDVSDKTGTIAVADGGNKRIQLLSCEGNFRREIRLDDVELYSVAFTDSGDLLTLVLKSDKELRLFSEEGQFIKRMNDKHTADPCHLSIASDGRIIITDLADDKIKVLSPDGNELLQSFSAPDCDESPTCTIYHQDIFFVGYTDAHCVKVFDKTGVYLHNIGCWGSNDGQFKSPTGLVIDKYNRLIVCDIQNRRLQLFTLGAKFYGKKCFENGSPHSVAINNDGSLFVTDIFKHCIYVFRDDRRL, encoded by the coding sequence ATGTGTTCACAGCAATATCATGAAGATCAACCCCTAGAATTTTATTGTGAAGACTGTAAAGTTCTTATTTGCCACAAGTGCACTGTAGTGAGTCATAATCGACACACCACGACAGACACTCAAAAAGCTGCACAAGAGCAAAAGATGCAAATTGCGGACGCTGTGGCCAAAGGGAAAGCGGAAATTATCAGGTATGAGAatgaaattaagaaacaaactgaactaaaaaacaaaaacaaaattgaaattatgaacgaagaaaagaaaatgacagacACTGTGGAAAATTTGATTCTTGATTTGCgagaacacgagaagaaaatGAAGGATAAGTTTCGCGAAATTTATGAagcgcaacaaaaacatcacGCAACAAGACTAGAAAACTTCGAGCTGGTTCGCACCCAACTGAAAAGCTGCCTCGAGCGCGGCAAGAGTATCGTAGAGAGAAACTTCAGCGCCGAAATTCTACAAGCAAATCACGCCATCCTGGGACGCTGCAATGAATTGTTAAATGCAAAAAAACCTGATCTTTACAAGTCGCCACACTCATATTACTTGGTGGAAAAGAAATTGGATATTTTGGATCGAGTCTTTGTCACCAAAACTGATACCTCAAAGTGCTTTGCTGAACATCAAGACAGCGAGGAAATAGAAGAAAGAAAGGAGACTTATTTCGTTATTGTTACAAAGGATTCAGAGGGATTGCAATGTTATCAACAAGATGATAAAATCGATGTCGACATATTGACTTCGGAAGGTGATCAGCTGAGAACGGATATTGAAGACACCAAAGACGGCAAATACATAGTGACATACACACCGCAGTGTGCCGGACAACACAGAGTGGAGATCCTTGTGAATGGACAGCCGCTGACTGGTAGCCCTTGGATTGTGcaggttcatcatcatcatcaatatcaaTTTGCCTTTCAGTTTGGATCATTTGGGGAGGGGCCAGGAGAATTTGATGGCATTTATGATATTGATGTGAGTGACAAAACGGGAACGATTGCTGTTGCAGATGGCGGGAATAAAAGAATTCAACTGTTAAGCTGTGAAGGAAACTTTCGAAGGGAGATAAGACTTGATGACGTTGAGCTTTATTCTGTGGCATTTACAGACTCTGGTGACCTGCTGACGTTAGTTTTGAAAAGCGACAAGGAGCTTCGTCTATTCAGTGAAGAAGGTCAGTTCATCAAACGGATGAATGATAAACATACTGCTGATCCATGTCATCTTTCCATTGCGAGTGATGGTCGTATAATCATAACTGACCTTGCGGACGACAAAATCAAGGTCCTCTCCCCTGACGGGAATGAGTTGCTTCAGTCCTTCAGTGCCCCAGACTGTGATGAATCCCCAACTTGCACTATTTATCACCAGGACATTTTCTTTGTTGGTTACACCGATGCTCATTGCGTCAAGGTATTTGACAAAACAGGGGTGTATTTACATAACATTGGCTGTTGGGGGTCCAATGATGGCCAGTTCAAATCTCCTACTGGACTCGTTATTGACAAGTACAACCGACTTATTGTGTGTGACATACAGAACAGAAGGCTGCAACTCTTTACCCTAGGAGCCAAGTTTTACGGTAAAAAGTGTTTCGAAAATGGTTCTCCTCATAGCGTTGCTATAAACAATGATGGCAGTCTCTTTGTAACCGATATTTTTAAACACTGCATTTACGTTTTCCGTGATGACAGGCGATTGTGA
- the LOC137972778 gene encoding uncharacterized protein, which yields MKILFVASFIIGLVCQGYARSMGPMEILKQGANMIKDALGDPMKVQKTIEGALHSAEGAGQQGKKMLQVAVHKAQQEEKKFEAAIKDPTKLEENAENQIEGAINAAAGLAQQEERKLQVDMQKAQHEAEAAINDPKKLGQKAAEELQAAEKDAEGFVKQEEEKLKGAEGKLEKIAKEEEKIMEDGLKEPKKLIPEEKKMLEGEVKKVEEQLEEAIENPEHAAEEAAKKAEGVTGTGLHRRSDKKAESSNVHSSKSGRSQLNELKMQALKLLSKLIAMFKKIGDKMSN from the exons ATGAAGATCCTCTTCGTCGCATCGTTCATTATCGGCTTGGTTTGCCAAGGTTATGCCCGCAGTATGGGACCCATGGAAA TTCTCAAACAAGGGGCCAACATGATTAAAG ACGCCTTGGGAGATCCAATGAAGGTTCAAAAGACGATCGAGGGAGCGTTGCATTCTGCGGAAGGAGCGGGCCAACAAGGAAAAAAGATGCTTCAAGTTGCTGTGCATAAGGCGcaacaagaagaaaagaaatttgaagCTGCAATCAAGGATCCCACGAAGTTAGAAGAGAATGCGGAAAACCAGATTGAAGGCGCTATCAATGCAGCTGCGGGTCTCGCCCAACAGGAAGAGAGAAAGCTTCAAGTTGATATGCAGAAGGCGCAGCACGAGGCTGAAGCCGCAATCAACGATCCCAAGAAATTAGGACAAAAAGCAGCGGAGGAGCTCCAAGCTGCCGAAAAGGACGCTGAAGGTTTCGTCAAGCAGGAGGAGGAAAAGTTAAAAGGTGCTGAGGGAAAGTTGGAAAAAATTGCCAAGGAAGAAGAGAAGATCATGGAGGACGGACTAAAGGAACCCAAGAAATTGATACCAGAAGAAAAGAAGATGCTCGAAGGAGAAGTTAAGAAAGTTGAGGAACAACTCGAGG AAGCCATTGAGAACCCAGAGCATGCAGCCGAAGAAGCAGCAAAGAAGGCTGAAG GTGTGACTGGAACCGGATTGCATCGTAGAAGTGACAAAAAAGCCGAATCCAGCA aCGTGCACTCTTCAAAATCAGGTCGGAGCCAGTTGAATGAACTGAAAATGCAAGCTCTAAAACTGTTGTCTAAACTTATTGCCATG TTCAAGAAAATCGGCGACAAGATGTCTAACTAA
- the LOC137972779 gene encoding golgin subfamily A member 6-like protein 22 has protein sequence MAVKNVLQDVQKETNMVKNESPKKLEETSQQEIKGPIKGAEGFLQQEEKKLEGALQKARQEKKKDSLIFFRKDGKHAQTRRLRPTRRREVLMGHALENQKNAEESAVKKVENLLKTAEKLGEKEGKKFEGDLKKAGKYVEQQEKKLEEEIKDPKKLEETAKQEIEGGVKKAERLVKQGKKKLESAEEKVAKFGEEQEKMAEKFAENETKKLEGEVKKVEVQIEGAAQNSQQAAEEASKQAQSMIGMKRREEKAKLKEMKAEPSNALENQKDAEESAVKKVENSLKTAEKLGKEKA, from the exons ATGGCCGTAAAAAATG ttttacaAGACGTCCAAAAAGAGACCAACATGGTTAAAA atgAGAGCCCCAAGAAATTAGAAGAGACTTCTCAACAAGAAATTAAAGGCCCCATCAAGGGAGCTGAAGGTTTCCTCCAGCAGGAAGAGAAAAAGCTTGAGGGTGCTCTGCAGAAAGCGCGgcaagagaaaaagaaagactcgttaattttctttcgcAAGGATGGGAAACATGCACAAACGCGGAGATTGCGTCCCACGAGGAGACGTGAAGTGCTTATGGGGC ACGCCTTGGAAAATCAGAAAAACGCCGAAGAGAGCGCAGTAAAGAAGGTTGAAAATTTATTGAAGACTGCTGAAAAGTTAGGTGAGAAAGAAGGGAAGAAATTTGAAGGCGATTTGAAGAAAGCGGGAAAATATGTCGAGcaacaagaaaagaaacttgagGAAGAAATTAAGGACCCTAAGAAATTAGAAGAGACTGCTAAACAGGAAATTGAAGGCGGCGTCAAGAAAGCCGAACGTCTTGTCAAACAGGGAAAGAAAAAGCTTGAAAGTGCTGAGGAAAAGGTGGCAAAATTTGGCGAGGAACAAGAGAAGATGGCTGAGAAATTCGCAGAAAATGAGACGAAAAAGCTCGAGGGAGAAGTGAAGAAAGTTGAAGTGCAAATCGAAG GCGCAGCCCAGAACTCGCAGCAGGCAGCCGAAGAAGCTTCGAAGCAAGCACAAA GTATGATTGGAATGAAACGAAGGGAGGAAAAAGCCAAACTAAAGGAAATGAAAGCCGAGCCTAGCA ATGCCTTGGAAAATCAGAAAGACGCTGAAGAGAGCGCAGTAAAGAAGGTTGAAAATTCATTGAAGACTGCTGAAAAGTTAG GGAAAGAAAAAGCTTGA